One segment of Comamonas thiooxydans DNA contains the following:
- the flgG gene encoding flagellar basal-body rod protein FlgG produces MINSLFIAKTGMEAQQTQLDVISHNLANVSTTGYKRANAVFEDLIYQNLRQSGSQTTEQNQLPTGLHLGLGVRTVATSRNFLQGSLQQSSNALDVAINGNGFFEVNMPDGTIAYTRDGSFEVDAQGQLVTSSGLPVANGITIPQGATKVSISHDGVVSVTMPGQAAPQQVGNIAMSQFINAAGLEPRGQNLYVETASSGQPQQGTPGTNGLGTIQQGYLEASNVNVVQELVTMIQTQRAYEMNSKAIQTSDQMLAKLAQL; encoded by the coding sequence ATGATCAATTCGCTGTTCATTGCCAAGACCGGCATGGAAGCCCAGCAGACGCAGCTGGACGTGATTTCGCACAATCTGGCCAACGTCTCCACCACCGGCTACAAGCGCGCGAATGCGGTCTTCGAGGATCTGATCTATCAGAACCTGCGCCAGTCCGGCTCCCAGACGACCGAGCAAAATCAGCTGCCGACAGGCCTGCATCTGGGCCTGGGCGTGCGCACCGTGGCCACCAGCCGCAACTTTCTGCAGGGCAGCCTGCAGCAATCGAGCAATGCGCTGGATGTGGCCATCAACGGCAACGGCTTCTTCGAAGTCAATATGCCCGACGGCACGATTGCCTATACCCGCGACGGTTCGTTCGAGGTCGATGCTCAGGGGCAACTGGTGACGTCCAGCGGCCTGCCCGTGGCCAACGGCATCACCATCCCGCAGGGTGCGACCAAGGTGTCCATCAGCCATGACGGCGTGGTCAGCGTCACCATGCCCGGCCAGGCTGCGCCGCAGCAGGTGGGCAATATCGCGATGAGCCAGTTCATCAATGCCGCCGGCCTGGAGCCCCGCGGCCAGAACCTCTACGTCGAGACCGCTTCCTCGGGCCAGCCCCAGCAGGGCACGCCCGGCACCAACGGTCTGGGCACGATTCAGCAGGGTTATCTGGAAGCCTCGAACGTGAATGTGGTCCAGGAGCTGGTGACCATGATCCAGACGCAGCGCGCCTACGAAATGAATTCCAAGGCGATCCAGACCTCCGACCAGATGCTGGCCAAGCTGGCACAGCTCTGA
- the flgL gene encoding flagellar hook-associated protein FlgL: MSINRIGTANMYDSTINNLGSRQSSLVDLMEKTTAGKRVLRASDDPVAAAQAERARTRITRSENDQRVLGAQRDVIAQGESELGKAHGALQDFRDLVVQAGNGSYDQVARDALVQQMQSLRDQILGYANAKDSNGLPIFRGLGSPDTPLQSTPPGSSSQLNPGQNTGSDNGLPISLDGHAAWLNVPTGNGVFVVNGAASNSGKAWADVGSVTDPSKVTGDSYTLVFTKDPTSGEVSYEINSSSATAANPVVTATPYKEGQAITVGGQQISIKGTPADGDSFTMSPSTRTDIFSVLDQAIATVKGGTGGSTALQQGLGRALSELDSGMNRVQAMRSYAGDQLKRADGLESDMKDQALTQEGARSRAEDIDMITALSQVDTQKVGLQAALQSYAQMQKLSLFNYIG, translated from the coding sequence ATGAGCATCAACCGCATTGGCACGGCCAATATGTATGACAGCACCATCAACAACCTGGGCTCGCGTCAGAGCAGCCTGGTGGACCTGATGGAGAAGACCACGGCGGGCAAGCGCGTGCTGCGCGCCAGCGACGATCCCGTGGCGGCGGCCCAGGCCGAGCGTGCACGCACCCGCATCACCCGTTCCGAAAATGACCAGCGCGTGCTCGGAGCCCAGCGCGATGTGATTGCCCAGGGCGAGTCCGAGCTGGGCAAGGCTCATGGTGCTTTGCAGGATTTTCGTGATCTGGTGGTGCAGGCTGGCAACGGTTCGTATGACCAGGTGGCACGCGATGCGCTGGTCCAGCAGATGCAAAGCCTGCGCGATCAGATTCTCGGCTATGCCAATGCCAAGGACTCCAACGGCCTGCCGATTTTCCGCGGGCTGGGCAGTCCCGATACGCCGTTGCAAAGCACGCCTCCGGGCTCGAGCAGCCAGCTCAACCCCGGCCAGAACACCGGCAGCGACAACGGCCTGCCCATCTCTCTGGATGGCCATGCGGCCTGGTTGAACGTGCCTACCGGCAACGGGGTGTTTGTGGTGAACGGCGCTGCCTCCAATTCCGGCAAGGCCTGGGCGGATGTGGGATCGGTCACCGACCCGAGCAAGGTTACGGGCGATAGCTACACGCTGGTATTCACCAAGGACCCGACTTCCGGCGAGGTCAGCTACGAGATCAACTCCAGCTCGGCCACGGCGGCCAATCCCGTGGTTACAGCCACACCCTACAAGGAAGGGCAGGCGATTACCGTCGGTGGCCAGCAGATCAGCATCAAGGGTACTCCGGCCGACGGCGACAGCTTCACCATGTCTCCAAGCACACGCACCGATATTTTCAGCGTGCTGGATCAGGCCATTGCCACGGTCAAGGGCGGCACGGGAGGATCGACCGCATTGCAGCAGGGTCTGGGGCGCGCCTTGAGCGAACTGGATTCGGGCATGAATAGGGTGCAGGCCATGCGCAGCTATGCCGGCGACCAGCTCAAACGTGCAGACGGCCTGGAGTCCGACATGAAGGATCAGGCGCTGACGCAGGAAGGAGCCCGTTCACGCGCCGAAGATATCGATATGATCACGGCGCTGTCGCAAGTGGATACGCAGAAGGTGGGCTTGCAGGCCGCACTGCAGTCCTATGCACAGATGCAGAAGCTTTCGCTGTTCAACTACATCGGCTGA
- the flhB gene encoding flagellar biosynthesis protein FlhB, producing the protein MSESQDKNLPATERKLQKTREDGQGARSRDLSHLAILGTGALLMLMGTQPMINHLREAMARQLVFNAAAAKTPALMLERFQSMLVLGLGIAVIFALVTTTASVLSGVAAGGWIFSFKPIQPRFGKLNPLSGLKNLFSKQQLTTVVKMVFMTIVLGFVAWKYMSANIAEIASVSAQPSPMALAMVGSWLTTGITLLLIVVLLVALIDVPLQDFLFKSRLKMSHEEVKQEHKESEGNPQLKGKIRQKQREIADRASVSAVPKADFVVTNPTHYAVALRYDDASMAAPQVIAKGTDLVALKIREIAGAHQIPVLESPMLARALYAHADLDQAIPAALYTAVAQVLAYVYRLKAALSGQGPMPDALGEPPVPVELDPHRGRTQPAAVDAAAQQEGNL; encoded by the coding sequence ATGTCCGAATCTCAAGACAAAAACCTGCCCGCCACCGAACGCAAGCTGCAGAAGACGCGTGAAGACGGCCAGGGTGCGCGCTCGCGCGATCTGTCGCATCTGGCCATTCTGGGTACGGGCGCATTGCTGATGCTGATGGGCACGCAGCCCATGATCAATCATCTGCGCGAGGCCATGGCCCGGCAGCTGGTGTTCAACGCGGCGGCGGCCAAGACTCCGGCGCTGATGCTGGAGCGCTTTCAGTCCATGCTGGTACTGGGTCTGGGCATTGCCGTGATCTTTGCCCTGGTGACCACCACGGCCTCGGTGCTGTCCGGCGTGGCTGCCGGTGGCTGGATCTTCAGCTTCAAGCCCATTCAGCCGCGCTTTGGCAAGCTCAATCCCTTGTCGGGTCTCAAGAATCTGTTTTCCAAGCAGCAGCTGACCACGGTGGTCAAGATGGTGTTCATGACCATCGTGCTGGGCTTTGTAGCCTGGAAGTACATGAGTGCCAATATTGCCGAGATTGCGTCGGTTTCGGCCCAGCCATCGCCCATGGCGCTTGCCATGGTCGGCTCCTGGCTGACCACGGGCATCACCTTGCTGCTGATCGTGGTGCTGCTGGTGGCCTTGATCGACGTGCCGTTGCAGGACTTTCTCTTCAAGTCACGGCTCAAGATGAGTCATGAGGAGGTCAAGCAGGAGCACAAGGAGTCCGAAGGCAATCCGCAGCTCAAGGGCAAGATCCGCCAGAAGCAGCGCGAGATTGCCGACCGGGCCAGCGTCTCGGCCGTGCCGAAAGCCGACTTTGTGGTCACCAATCCCACCCACTATGCCGTGGCGCTGCGCTATGACGACGCCTCCATGGCCGCTCCCCAGGTCATTGCCAAGGGCACGGATCTGGTGGCGCTCAAGATTCGCGAAATCGCGGGCGCGCACCAGATACCGGTGCTGGAGTCGCCCATGCTGGCGCGTGCACTCTATGCGCATGCCGATCTGGATCAGGCCATTCCTGCCGCGCTCTACACCGCTGTGGCCCAGGTGCTGGCCTATGTCTATCGTCTCAAGGCTGCACTGAGCGGCCAGGGTCCCATGCCCGATGCCCTGGGCGAGCCCCCCGTGCCCGTGGAGCTGGATCCGCACCGTGGCCGCACCCAGCCTGCGGCGGTCGATGCTGCTGCGCAGCAAGAAGGTAATCTGTGA
- a CDS encoding flagellar basal body L-ring protein FlgH, whose product MFKAIVSHCPPVCALTAALLVSGCVTLNPPPPVDMPSTAPPVLQPREQTAQNPTGSLFNASRYRPMFEDQRARMVGDSVTVQIVERVSASQSTDSKVGRANELSTGITSLPLLRGGAEKTVADALTLGAESKNDFKGSGATSSNNTFTGSIATTVVDVLPNGHLVIAGEKQIGVNHNVDVLRFTGTVDPRSLRPGSTVASTQVANLRVESRSRGQAGEAQSIGWLSRFFLNVMPF is encoded by the coding sequence ATGTTCAAAGCCATTGTTTCCCATTGCCCGCCGGTCTGTGCCCTCACTGCGGCCCTGCTGGTTTCGGGCTGCGTCACGCTCAATCCGCCGCCGCCCGTGGACATGCCATCGACGGCGCCTCCCGTGCTACAGCCGCGCGAGCAGACGGCCCAGAATCCCACCGGCAGCCTGTTCAACGCCAGTCGTTACCGGCCCATGTTCGAGGATCAGCGCGCCCGCATGGTGGGCGACTCGGTGACGGTGCAGATCGTCGAGCGCGTTTCGGCCAGCCAGAGCACGGACTCCAAGGTCGGACGTGCCAACGAGCTGAGCACGGGCATCACCTCGCTGCCGCTGCTCAGGGGCGGCGCCGAGAAGACGGTTGCCGATGCGCTCACCCTGGGGGCCGAGAGCAAGAACGACTTCAAGGGCTCGGGTGCCACCAGCAGCAACAACACCTTCACGGGCTCGATTGCCACCACCGTGGTCGATGTGCTGCCCAACGGCCATCTGGTGATTGCCGGCGAGAAGCAGATCGGCGTGAACCATAACGTCGATGTGCTGCGTTTCACGGGCACGGTGGACCCGCGCTCGCTGCGTCCAGGCAGCACCGTGGCATCGACCCAGGTGGCCAATCTGCGCGTGGAGTCGCGCAGCCGTGGCCAGGCCGGTGAAGCCCAGTCAATTGGCTGGTTGTCCCGGTTCTTTTTGAACGTTATGCCGTTCTGA
- a CDS encoding HDOD domain-containing protein — MTQSALSSLTLGYRPLWGRTRRLAGIQLYVHEDSGSSADMAHFLRTVDEIWSRQAPPLLISPQSRQVLCNLLEHAPQGSPWIEVRGDWLQQDEGIYELVQKAKARGLMLVWGGALADVPDADAARCFASSLLSLPPEGAAGLPNVVRPSQPAKDADKEAASGFFATQPLNLLDGQMYQSLQSLELARSCLDEHEAAAVAGWPVADTMQAFRLQQPQPSRDALFRLMKAIDKEQSLDVMEEILGSDPVLAYRFLLYTNSAALGLRRGVDSLRRGLVMLGLGTLERWLADQLPHACIEQDLVPLRTQVVLRARLAEQLIEAGVSLDLQREMYLCSLFSQLDLLLHEPVATILRRTPLNERIFDAIVTRSGPYAAVLQMSQALESRDPAPIRQLREQEEWEAEDLNRMLLRMLSELRLGMPQAQT; from the coding sequence ATGACCCAGTCTGCCCTCAGCTCTTTGACTCTTGGTTATCGGCCGCTCTGGGGACGTACGCGACGCCTGGCAGGGATTCAGCTTTATGTGCACGAGGACTCGGGCTCCTCTGCCGATATGGCGCATTTCCTGCGCACAGTGGACGAGATCTGGAGCCGTCAGGCCCCGCCGCTCCTGATATCGCCGCAGTCCCGCCAGGTTCTGTGCAATCTTCTTGAACATGCACCTCAGGGCAGTCCCTGGATCGAGGTGCGCGGCGACTGGTTGCAGCAGGATGAAGGTATCTACGAGCTGGTGCAGAAGGCCAAGGCACGCGGGCTGATGCTGGTCTGGGGAGGAGCGCTGGCCGATGTGCCCGATGCCGATGCTGCGCGCTGCTTTGCCAGCAGCCTGCTGAGCCTGCCGCCAGAAGGAGCCGCAGGATTGCCCAATGTGGTGCGCCCAAGCCAGCCGGCGAAGGATGCGGACAAGGAGGCTGCCTCGGGCTTTTTTGCCACTCAGCCCCTGAATCTGCTGGACGGCCAGATGTACCAGAGCCTGCAAAGCCTGGAGCTGGCGCGCTCCTGCCTCGACGAGCATGAAGCGGCCGCCGTGGCCGGCTGGCCCGTGGCAGACACCATGCAGGCTTTTCGGCTGCAGCAGCCCCAGCCCTCGCGCGATGCGCTCTTCAGGCTCATGAAGGCCATCGACAAGGAACAGTCCCTGGATGTGATGGAAGAGATCCTGGGTTCGGACCCGGTGCTGGCCTATCGCTTTTTGCTCTATACCAACTCGGCTGCACTGGGCCTGCGTCGCGGCGTGGACTCGCTGCGCCGCGGGCTGGTGATGCTGGGGCTGGGCACGCTGGAGCGCTGGCTGGCCGACCAGCTGCCCCATGCCTGTATCGAACAGGACCTGGTGCCTCTGCGCACGCAGGTCGTGCTGCGCGCCAGGCTGGCCGAGCAGCTGATCGAGGCCGGGGTGAGCCTGGACCTGCAGCGTGAGATGTACTTGTGCAGCCTGTTCTCGCAGCTGGATCTGCTGCTGCATGAGCCGGTGGCCACCATCTTGCGACGCACGCCGCTGAACGAGCGCATTTTCGATGCCATCGTCACGCGCTCCGGTCCTTATGCGGCCGTGCTGCAGATGAGTCAGGCACTGGAGAGTCGTGACCCGGCGCCCATCCGGCAGCTGCGCGAGCAGGAGGAGTGGGAGGCCGAAGACCTCAACCGGATGCTGCTGCGCATGCTCAGCGAACTCAGGCTGGGCATGCCGCAAGCCCAGACCTGA
- the flgJ gene encoding flagellar assembly peptidoglycan hydrolase FlgJ has protein sequence MSTSLPHSSSLAASNALAVDARSLNALKTAAGENSPQAARETAKQLESLFMREMIKSMREATMKSGLLDSAQGNLSTDLLDQQLSVAMAGQPGGLTDAISKQLARSMGVDAAEDAEIAVPSTLSLSRNAWRNVGSNGAWSGSRSQAAQSINAYAPAPKGRDNFVTAHTGAAQRVASESGIPAHYMIGQAGHETGWGRSEIRNKDGSNSFNLFGIKAGGSWTGKVAEVTTTEYINGAPKKVTAKFRAYDSYEESFRDYARLIGSNPRYEKAMAQTGSAQAYASELQKAGYATDPAYAQKLSRAIQSVAQVTVANAGNSSTNVASRLGASARAAQINKITENQS, from the coding sequence ATGAGCACGTCATTGCCCCATTCTTCATCCCTGGCGGCCAGCAATGCCCTGGCCGTGGATGCACGTTCGCTCAATGCGCTCAAGACGGCTGCCGGCGAGAACAGCCCGCAGGCCGCGCGCGAGACCGCCAAGCAGCTGGAATCGCTGTTCATGCGCGAGATGATCAAGAGTATGCGCGAGGCGACCATGAAGTCCGGCCTGCTCGACAGCGCGCAGGGCAATCTCAGTACCGACCTGCTGGATCAGCAGCTCTCGGTGGCCATGGCGGGCCAGCCGGGCGGTCTCACCGATGCCATCAGCAAGCAGCTGGCGCGCAGCATGGGAGTCGACGCCGCCGAGGATGCCGAAATTGCCGTGCCTTCCACACTGAGCCTGAGCCGCAACGCCTGGCGCAATGTGGGCAGCAACGGTGCCTGGAGCGGCAGCCGCAGCCAGGCTGCGCAATCGATCAATGCCTATGCACCGGCTCCCAAGGGTCGCGACAACTTCGTTACCGCGCACACCGGCGCGGCCCAGCGTGTGGCCAGCGAGAGCGGCATCCCGGCCCACTACATGATCGGCCAGGCCGGTCATGAGACGGGCTGGGGCAGGAGCGAGATCCGCAACAAGGACGGCAGCAACTCGTTCAACCTGTTCGGCATCAAGGCCGGTGGCAGCTGGACGGGCAAGGTCGCTGAAGTCACGACCACCGAATACATCAATGGCGCGCCCAAGAAGGTGACGGCCAAATTCCGCGCCTATGACTCCTACGAGGAGTCCTTCCGCGACTACGCACGTCTGATCGGCAGCAATCCGCGCTACGAAAAAGCCATGGCCCAGACCGGCTCTGCCCAGGCCTATGCCAGCGAGCTGCAAAAGGCAGGCTACGCCACCGATCCGGCCTATGCGCAAAAGCTTAGCCGCGCCATCCAGAGCGTGGCCCAGGTCACAGTCGCCAACGCCGGCAACAGCAGCACCAACGTCGCAAGCCGTCTGGGCGCCAGCGCCCGTGCCGCCCAGATCAACAAGATCACCGAGAACCAGTCATGA
- the flgK gene encoding flagellar hook-associated protein FlgK: MSLLNVGARALMANQIALQTTGHNIANVNTAGYSRQSVAFQTSAGQNIGNGYIGNGADVATILRNFSELLNRQATAATAASAADSARSNSLNQLQEVFSGGTNGLGAAINDMMNAFADVSSAPTDSSARQVVLTRMSELAARFRSASAQLDEMDYSTRQQMSNDVNVVNSLSQQVAALNGQISSAIATGHTPNDLLDQRDQLVRDINKYVQTSQVDAGDGSISLFVGGSQPLVLGQSAAKLSLQESTQYPGSGKMSLYFQQQGGQPVELTPAMAGGGEIAGLLQFQNNDLSEGRNLLGRMVISIGDTLNTQNQLGLTLSGQKGGALFNIPMTTTGSTTGAQWVQPDTPTVTVKDSSALKASDYKIVFGNDAPKGKVVRLSDGQTTAFNDLTDLRGMTIDGLQFDLKNDGQAGQSVLFSPVASAAHDIQTMVHSGNDLAVANPVSAKINSLGDAAVRMSSLKVEKGFDAAAFPAGTTLSFAPDGAGGMTYTITPAPSGVAATGAYISGQAIELAPGIKVTLTGTPAVNGATSDTVSFGPNSFYSSDTGNASSFLSLRDAVIFDGATTLSDGFSTAMAQIGTRTQSAAYAAKLSDSIAKNLEGDRTAVSGVNLDEEAAKLLQYQQSYQASAKMLQVAQGIFDSVIQAVGR; this comes from the coding sequence ATGAGTCTTCTGAACGTGGGCGCACGCGCCCTGATGGCCAACCAGATCGCCCTGCAAACCACAGGGCACAACATCGCCAACGTCAACACCGCTGGCTACTCGCGCCAGAGCGTGGCCTTCCAGACCTCGGCGGGCCAGAACATCGGCAATGGCTATATCGGCAATGGCGCCGATGTGGCGACCATCTTGCGCAACTTCAGCGAGCTGCTCAACCGTCAGGCCACGGCGGCCACCGCCGCCAGTGCCGCAGACTCCGCGCGCTCGAACTCGCTCAACCAGTTGCAGGAAGTGTTCTCCGGCGGAACCAACGGCCTGGGCGCGGCCATCAACGACATGATGAATGCGTTTGCCGATGTCAGCAGCGCTCCTACCGACTCTTCGGCACGCCAGGTGGTGCTGACACGCATGAGCGAACTGGCCGCGCGCTTCCGCTCGGCTTCGGCCCAGCTCGACGAGATGGACTACAGCACGCGCCAGCAGATGAGCAATGACGTGAATGTGGTCAACAGTCTGTCCCAACAGGTGGCGGCGCTCAATGGCCAGATCAGCAGCGCCATCGCCACGGGCCACACGCCCAATGACCTGCTCGATCAGCGCGATCAGCTGGTGCGCGACATCAACAAATACGTGCAGACCTCGCAGGTCGACGCCGGCGATGGCTCCATCAGCCTGTTCGTGGGCGGCAGCCAGCCGCTGGTGCTGGGGCAGAGCGCGGCCAAGCTCAGCCTGCAGGAGTCCACGCAGTACCCCGGCAGCGGCAAGATGAGCCTGTATTTCCAGCAGCAGGGCGGGCAGCCCGTGGAGCTGACTCCGGCCATGGCTGGTGGCGGCGAGATTGCCGGTCTGCTGCAGTTTCAGAACAACGACCTGAGCGAGGGGCGCAACCTGCTGGGGCGCATGGTGATCTCGATCGGCGATACGCTCAATACCCAGAATCAGCTGGGCCTGACCTTGTCGGGTCAGAAAGGCGGGGCGCTGTTCAATATTCCGATGACGACCACCGGCTCCACCACGGGGGCTCAATGGGTGCAGCCCGATACGCCCACGGTCACGGTCAAGGACTCGAGCGCACTCAAGGCTTCGGATTACAAGATCGTTTTCGGCAACGATGCGCCCAAGGGCAAGGTGGTGCGCCTGTCGGATGGCCAGACCACGGCCTTCAACGATCTGACGGATCTGCGCGGCATGACGATTGACGGTCTGCAGTTCGATCTCAAGAACGATGGCCAGGCCGGCCAGTCCGTGCTGTTCAGCCCTGTGGCATCGGCGGCGCACGATATTCAGACCATGGTGCATTCCGGCAACGATCTGGCGGTGGCCAATCCGGTGTCGGCCAAGATCAACTCGCTGGGCGACGCAGCCGTCCGCATGTCCAGCCTGAAGGTGGAAAAAGGCTTCGATGCCGCCGCCTTCCCCGCGGGCACCACCCTGTCTTTCGCTCCCGATGGGGCGGGCGGCATGACCTATACCATCACGCCAGCCCCCAGCGGCGTGGCTGCGACAGGCGCCTATATCTCCGGGCAGGCCATCGAGCTGGCTCCGGGGATCAAGGTGACCCTCACCGGCACGCCTGCGGTGAATGGTGCCACCAGCGATACCGTGAGCTTCGGTCCCAACAGCTTCTACAGCTCGGATACGGGCAATGCCAGCTCCTTCCTGTCGTTACGCGACGCCGTGATCTTCGATGGCGCGACAACGCTCAGCGACGGCTTTTCCACCGCCATGGCGCAGATCGGCACGCGCACGCAAAGCGCGGCCTATGCAGCCAAGCTGTCCGACTCGATTGCCAAGAATCTGGAGGGCGATCGCACCGCCGTGTCCGGTGTCAATCTGGACGAAGAAGCCGCCAAGCTGTTGCAGTACCAGCAGTCCTACCAGGCCTCGGCCAAGATGCTGCAGGTGGCTCAGGGCATTTTTGACAGCGTGATCCAGGCCGTTGGCCGTTAA
- a CDS encoding flagellar basal body P-ring protein FlgI has translation MKVLSTLLSLRPAHTALLVVAALGASGLTLPAHATRIKEVAAIQGVRSNQLTGYGLVVGLDGTGDQTTQMPYTKQALANYLEQMGIALPATGNAAQLQLKNVAAVIITAELPAFAQPGQAIDINVSSMGNAKSLKGGTLVATPLRGADGEIYALAQGNVVVGGAGAAAGGSKVQVNHLNAGRVPQGAQVERAVPTPVNQGNTITLGLNQTDFQTADKMVRAINQRMGAGTAMALDGRTVQVNAPIDPGSRVRMIAEIQEMPIETSKPAAKVVINARTGSIVLNQAVTLGPCAIAHGNLSITISTTPVISQPAPFSQGQTVVAQKSDIQVKQEPGKVINMPNSPQLTDVVRALNSLGATPQDLLAILQAIKAAGAMDAELEVI, from the coding sequence ATGAAAGTACTGTCCACGCTCCTGTCACTGCGCCCTGCGCACACCGCCTTGCTGGTGGTCGCAGCCCTTGGCGCCAGCGGGCTCACCCTGCCTGCGCATGCCACACGCATCAAGGAGGTTGCCGCCATCCAGGGCGTGCGCAGCAACCAGTTGACAGGCTACGGTCTGGTGGTCGGCCTCGACGGCACGGGCGACCAGACCACGCAGATGCCCTATACCAAGCAGGCACTGGCCAATTACCTGGAGCAGATGGGCATTGCCCTGCCGGCCACGGGCAATGCGGCCCAGCTGCAGCTCAAGAACGTGGCGGCGGTGATCATCACGGCCGAGCTGCCGGCCTTTGCACAGCCCGGCCAGGCCATCGACATCAATGTCTCCTCCATGGGCAACGCCAAGTCGCTCAAGGGCGGCACGCTGGTGGCGACACCACTGCGCGGCGCGGACGGCGAGATCTATGCGCTGGCACAGGGCAATGTGGTGGTCGGCGGAGCCGGAGCGGCGGCCGGCGGCTCCAAGGTGCAGGTCAATCACCTCAACGCGGGCCGCGTGCCGCAGGGCGCGCAGGTCGAGCGTGCCGTGCCCACCCCCGTCAACCAGGGCAACACGATCACGCTGGGTCTGAATCAGACCGACTTCCAGACTGCCGACAAGATGGTGCGCGCCATCAACCAGCGCATGGGGGCCGGTACGGCCATGGCATTGGACGGCCGCACGGTGCAGGTCAATGCCCCCATCGATCCGGGCTCGCGCGTGCGCATGATCGCCGAGATTCAGGAGATGCCCATCGAGACCTCCAAGCCGGCGGCCAAGGTGGTCATCAATGCCCGCACCGGCTCCATCGTGCTCAATCAGGCGGTGACCCTGGGCCCCTGCGCGATTGCGCACGGAAACCTGTCCATCACCATCAGCACCACGCCGGTCATCAGCCAGCCCGCACCGTTCTCGCAGGGGCAGACCGTGGTGGCGCAGAAGTCCGACATCCAGGTCAAGCAGGAGCCCGGCAAGGTCATCAACATGCCCAACTCGCCCCAGCTCACCGATGTGGTGCGGGCACTGAATTCACTGGGCGCAACGCCCCAGGACCTGCTGGCCATCCTGCAGGCCATCAAGGCCGCTGGCGCCATGGACGCCGAGCTGGAGGTGATATGA